A window of Pseudodesulfovibrio hydrargyri contains these coding sequences:
- a CDS encoding DUF6125 family protein, translating into MSETNADKVGELAGVIRQLAAHYGLWLAESVHQLGLDAALDAEGEAGDRLESILRGKLERALGREPGGLLAGVAPEVLDDAAQALRTGWLAADGVWFQAVERMAGMDAAKRVNDTCWARFAPLEARRAKSLLKLPENGGIPALKAGLAARMYGRLNEWEFVEETENSIVFRMTDCRVQTARKRRGLADYPCKSGGTTEYTGFAREIDPRLRCECVGCPPDPHPEEWACAWRFTLVEG; encoded by the coding sequence GTGAGCGAGACGAACGCGGACAAGGTGGGTGAATTGGCCGGGGTGATCCGGCAGTTGGCGGCGCATTACGGGTTGTGGCTGGCCGAGAGCGTGCACCAGCTCGGGCTGGACGCGGCGCTCGATGCCGAGGGCGAGGCCGGGGACCGTCTGGAATCGATTCTGCGGGGCAAGCTGGAGCGGGCGCTGGGCAGGGAGCCGGGCGGGCTGCTGGCCGGTGTGGCCCCGGAGGTCCTGGACGATGCGGCCCAGGCGTTGCGTACCGGCTGGCTGGCCGCGGACGGAGTCTGGTTCCAGGCTGTGGAGCGCATGGCGGGCATGGACGCGGCCAAGCGGGTCAACGACACCTGTTGGGCCCGGTTCGCGCCTTTGGAGGCCCGGCGGGCGAAGAGCCTGCTCAAGCTGCCGGAGAATGGGGGCATCCCGGCGCTCAAGGCCGGGTTGGCCGCGCGCATGTACGGACGCCTCAACGAGTGGGAATTTGTCGAGGAGACCGAAAATTCCATTGTTTTCCGCATGACCGACTGCCGGGTGCAGACCGCCAGAAAACGGCGCGGCCTGGCGGATTATCCGTGCAAATCCGGCGGCACCACCGAATACACCGGCTTCGCGCGCGAGATCGATCCCAGGCTGCGCTGCGAGTGCGTGGGCTGCCCCCCGGACCCGCACCCCGAGGAATGGGCCTGCGCCTGGCGCTTCACGCTGGTTGAAGGGTAG
- the mobA gene encoding molybdenum cofactor guanylyltransferase: protein MDIAGIILAGGLGTRMGHVKKAFLTINGQTILDRLLNVYRPLFPEILIAARDKNDYQTYDYPVAEDRFAARSSLTGIHAGLSAMRASHGFMAACDGPFLQPGLVRALLEQATPEYDVVVPIKEDGYVEPLCAIYSKRCIPPIEAQLKQENFRIIGFFDRVRVKEVPVALLEPGDPHQVSFFNVNSPDDLRQAERLAAELGI, encoded by the coding sequence ATGGACATCGCAGGCATCATTCTGGCCGGGGGGCTTGGCACCCGCATGGGCCACGTCAAGAAGGCGTTCCTGACCATCAACGGCCAGACCATTCTCGACCGCCTGCTCAACGTCTACCGCCCCCTGTTCCCGGAGATTCTGATCGCCGCGCGCGACAAAAACGATTACCAAACGTATGACTACCCGGTCGCCGAAGACCGTTTTGCGGCCCGTTCGTCTCTGACCGGCATCCACGCGGGCTTAAGCGCCATGCGCGCCTCCCACGGATTCATGGCCGCTTGCGACGGTCCGTTCCTCCAGCCCGGCCTGGTCCGGGCGCTCCTCGAACAGGCCACCCCGGAGTATGACGTCGTCGTCCCCATCAAGGAAGACGGCTACGTCGAACCCCTCTGCGCCATCTACTCCAAACGGTGCATCCCCCCTATCGAGGCCCAGCTGAAGCAGGAAAATTTCCGCATCATCGGTTTTTTCGACCGTGTTCGCGTCAAAGAGGTCCCGGTCGCCCTGCTTGAACCCGGCGACCCCCACCAGGTTTCCTTCTTCAATGTCAATTCCCCGGACGACCTCCGCCAGGCCGAACGGCTGGCCGCCGAACTCGGCATCTAG
- a CDS encoding alpha/beta hydrolase, translating into MWTALKIAGGAGVAYAAVAAWVFLTQRGLVYCPRRELIATPDQAGLSFKDVWLSTGPGTRIHGWWLPCEGANRVLLLCHGNGGNISHLMETYRIFHDLGLSVLSFDYSGYGRSGGRPSEKATRHDARAAWDWLVRDKGFEPGRVILFGRSLGGGVAARLAADLGEAGTEPGGLIMESTFTSMTDMGAARYPWLPVRWLVRHRYDSVRALDAVRVPALFLHSPEDDLVPYAMGRALYAGYAGPKLFWALSGDHNCGFMSTSGYTEGLRRFLRGLPGRCG; encoded by the coding sequence ATGTGGACGGCGTTGAAGATAGCGGGCGGCGCGGGCGTTGCGTACGCGGCCGTGGCGGCCTGGGTGTTCCTGACCCAGCGCGGGCTGGTCTATTGCCCGAGGAGGGAGCTGATCGCCACCCCGGACCAGGCCGGGCTGTCGTTTAAGGACGTCTGGCTGTCCACCGGGCCGGGCACGCGCATCCACGGCTGGTGGCTGCCGTGCGAGGGGGCGAACCGGGTCCTGCTGCTCTGCCACGGCAACGGCGGCAACATCTCCCACCTGATGGAGACGTACAGGATTTTTCACGATCTCGGCCTGTCGGTGCTGTCCTTCGACTATTCGGGCTACGGGCGAAGCGGGGGACGGCCGTCGGAGAAGGCCACGCGCCATGACGCGCGGGCGGCCTGGGACTGGCTGGTGCGCGACAAGGGGTTCGAGCCCGGGCGGGTGATCCTGTTCGGGCGCAGCCTGGGCGGCGGCGTGGCCGCGCGGCTGGCGGCGGATCTGGGCGAGGCGGGCACGGAACCGGGCGGACTGATCATGGAATCCACGTTCACCTCGATGACGGACATGGGGGCGGCACGCTATCCGTGGCTGCCGGTCCGCTGGCTGGTGCGCCACCGGTATGACAGCGTCCGCGCCCTGGACGCGGTGCGGGTGCCCGCCCTGTTCCTGCACAGCCCGGAGGACGACCTGGTGCCCTATGCCATGGGCCGGGCCCTGTATGCGGGCTATGCGGGACCAAAATTGTTCTGGGCCCTGTCCGGGGACCACAACTGCGGATTCATGTCCACCTCGGGCTATACCGAGGGACTGCGCCGATTCCTGCGCGGACTGCCGGGACGGTGCGGATGA
- a CDS encoding DUF2784 domain-containing protein: MMGTPALWADVILVVHFVIAGFLALGLPVIWIGAAAGWRFVRNPWFRLAHAGLMGFVLAETAAGRLCPLTVWEAALRRLAGEGKDEPVSLVGYWVGRVLFPDLAPAWFGIAYGLFFALIVLTLFLIPVRRAAKPADPR; the protein is encoded by the coding sequence ATGATGGGGACTCCGGCCCTGTGGGCCGACGTGATCCTGGTCGTCCATTTCGTCATCGCCGGCTTTCTCGCCCTGGGATTGCCGGTCATCTGGATCGGGGCGGCGGCCGGTTGGCGGTTCGTGCGCAACCCGTGGTTCCGCTTGGCCCATGCCGGGCTGATGGGCTTTGTCCTGGCCGAGACCGCGGCCGGGAGGCTCTGTCCCCTGACCGTGTGGGAAGCGGCCCTGCGCCGCTTGGCGGGAGAAGGCAAAGATGAACCGGTCTCGCTCGTGGGATACTGGGTGGGCCGCGTGCTCTTCCCGGACCTCGCCCCGGCCTGGTTCGGGATCGCCTACGGCCTGTTTTTCGCGCTCATCGTCCTGACCCTGTTCCTGATCCCGGTCCGCAGGGCGGCAAAACCTGCCGATCCACGTTGA
- a CDS encoding GGDEF domain-containing protein, translated as MSKTANEIDRFYRSLHATDNPHEGEWMAVILFVRNLLPRLSIYSDDKKSEIQFEVFEQLMENDFSEERLATVFGLLDGYLMQTIGALEMEEALTQEKRTAGLLISEMNEMISSMHGANERQDNRLSTFQEETAEAIREGSQKSHILSRVRGMFQELIEEFREEARVLNAKAEHFRMTADFDPLLTELHNRRSMETYLKGAVEEFARSGTSLSLMMIDVDHFKKVNDTYGHQAGDDVLRALAGIVTTHAVQYAGFAARYGGEELILAVQDMDLSQTAVKAEALRADVENYDFRVRTNGHLENTPINFTVSVGVARLKVGWTPGELIGAADAALYQAKNTGRNRVCTAPK; from the coding sequence ATGTCCAAAACAGCCAACGAGATCGACCGTTTTTACCGAAGCCTGCACGCCACCGACAATCCCCATGAAGGGGAGTGGATGGCCGTCATCCTGTTCGTCCGAAACCTGCTCCCACGGCTGTCCATCTATTCCGACGACAAAAAATCCGAGATCCAGTTCGAGGTCTTCGAGCAACTCATGGAAAACGACTTTTCCGAGGAGCGGCTGGCCACGGTCTTCGGCCTGCTCGACGGCTACCTGATGCAAACCATCGGGGCCCTGGAGATGGAGGAGGCCCTGACCCAGGAGAAGCGCACGGCCGGGCTGCTCATCAGCGAGATGAACGAGATGATCTCCAGCATGCACGGGGCCAACGAGCGCCAGGACAACCGCCTGAGCACCTTCCAGGAGGAGACCGCCGAGGCCATCCGGGAGGGCAGCCAGAAATCCCACATCCTGTCCCGGGTGCGCGGCATGTTCCAGGAACTCATCGAGGAGTTCCGCGAGGAGGCGCGCGTCCTCAACGCCAAGGCCGAGCACTTCCGCATGACAGCCGATTTCGATCCCCTGCTGACCGAACTGCACAACCGCCGCTCCATGGAGACCTATCTCAAGGGCGCGGTGGAGGAGTTCGCCCGCTCGGGCACCTCCCTTTCCCTGATGATGATCGACGTGGACCACTTCAAGAAGGTCAACGACACCTACGGTCACCAGGCGGGCGACGACGTGCTCCGCGCCCTGGCCGGGATCGTCACCACCCACGCCGTCCAGTACGCCGGTTTCGCGGCCCGCTACGGCGGTGAGGAACTGATCCTGGCGGTGCAGGACATGGACCTGAGCCAGACGGCCGTCAAGGCCGAAGCCCTGCGGGCCGACGTGGAGAACTACGACTTCCGCGTCCGGACCAACGGCCATCTGGAAAACACGCCCATCAACTTCACCGTGTCCGTGGGCGTGGCCCGCCTGAAGGTGGGCTGGACCCCCGGGGAACTGATCGGGGCCGCTGACGCCGCCCTGTACCAGGCCAAGAACACGGGCCGCAACCGGGTCTGCACGGCCCCGAAATAG
- a CDS encoding ABC transporter substrate-binding protein produces MSERNVTWFRLLPMLILAWVLAPCVPALAAEVLLLHSGTGPTPWNQRLTSGLIEGLGSAASVRQAFLKADGSDEDAYDAVYRRLSGALAGDAPEAVVAEGPVAFAFARKYADLFPGAPLIFCAMDRPASEILSRSGNCTGLSMTVPVRENIDLIFAMRPDTRLVVAIADRTPGSARLMDRVDQAMRPYLHRAQIMFPGFEAGDDQGLDLHALGDTLASVPSTGAVLFLRFSEDREGTPVPDETLAALIRDRAASPVFLAGDAVFGSGAVGGWMIPAKDMGADAARVVLKALDGEKVSEMLARPTRPVLRFDGTALARYGLKAPDKAELVNPPAGKVEERPILPVTGLAWALGLAATAALAAFLRGRYKA; encoded by the coding sequence TTGTCGGAAAGAAATGTTACATGGTTCCGATTGCTCCCCATGCTCATCCTGGCCTGGGTGCTGGCACCTTGCGTACCGGCCCTGGCCGCCGAGGTGCTCCTGCTCCATTCCGGTACCGGTCCCACCCCCTGGAACCAGCGGCTCACATCCGGCCTCATCGAGGGGCTGGGCAGCGCGGCCTCGGTGCGCCAGGCCTTTCTCAAGGCCGACGGCTCGGACGAGGACGCCTATGACGCCGTCTACCGGCGGCTGTCCGGGGCCCTGGCCGGGGACGCGCCCGAGGCCGTGGTCGCCGAGGGGCCCGTGGCCTTCGCCTTTGCCCGTAAGTACGCCGACCTGTTCCCGGGCGCGCCGCTGATCTTCTGCGCCATGGACCGGCCCGCCTCCGAGATCTTAAGCCGATCCGGCAACTGCACCGGCCTGTCCATGACCGTGCCCGTGCGCGAAAACATCGACCTCATCTTCGCCATGCGGCCCGATACCCGGCTGGTGGTGGCCATCGCCGACCGCACGCCCGGCTCGGCCCGGCTCATGGACCGGGTCGACCAGGCCATGCGCCCCTATCTGCACCGGGCGCAGATCATGTTTCCGGGCTTCGAGGCGGGCGACGACCAGGGGCTCGATCTCCACGCCCTGGGCGACACCCTGGCCAGCGTGCCCTCCACGGGCGCGGTCCTGTTCCTGCGCTTCTCCGAGGACCGGGAGGGCACCCCGGTCCCCGACGAAACCCTGGCCGCCCTGATCCGGGACCGCGCGGCGTCGCCCGTCTTCCTGGCGGGCGACGCGGTCTTCGGGTCCGGAGCGGTGGGAGGCTGGATGATCCCGGCCAAGGACATGGGCGCGGACGCGGCCCGCGTGGTCCTCAAGGCCCTCGACGGCGAAAAGGTAAGCGAGATGCTGGCCCGGCCCACCCGGCCGGTGCTGCGCTTCGACGGAACGGCCCTGGCCCGCTACGGGCTCAAGGCGCCGGACAAGGCCGAACTGGTCAACCCGCCCGCCGGCAAGGTGGAGGAGCGCCCGATCCTGCCGGTCACGGGGTTGGCCTGGGCTCTGGGGCTGGCCGCGACAGCCGCCCTGGCCGCGTTCCTGCGCGGCCGCTACAAGGCGTAG
- a CDS encoding methyl-accepting chemotaxis protein has protein sequence MRLSVKMILFCLLVGIVPLAGMAGYSLHNASVSLKEQSFSKLVSLQEAKSHELDGLTELWNRDITMYSEAKYVYSGLVRLRDIIFYAAQPGKPMDLTDEDYVHALKRVDPDFAPWVRVRGYADALILDDTGRIVYSVARGKELGQDIAKGPLAKSQLLDAWKRALKGETVFVDFSPYGPLNGQPCAFIAAPVRRYGEGIEGVAMLRIPIDSVNKVMHTRAGLGKTGEAYLVGPDGLMRSDLYSDPDGHSVVASFADPQAGTMRSEPASRALEGQSGRMDSVDYRGRTVLAAYSPVKVGDTAWGLVAKIDSSEALDPVRKLKEAAMVVGGGSVAGIVLITLFFLRLVLLKPLKELRVYAGRVAEGDLAAKPRGRFKGELGEVTEAIERMVRNLGEKMEEAGEASRLAQTRAAEAEAAAVRAEGERRARTDAARAQREGMLQAAGMLETVVSGMREASATVNQESDRIMEGANSLSSRVETTAASMEELAGSIRAVAENAETASEDAANARQRAQEGSEVVRRTVESIGDVHAITENLRAQVASLGAKADSIGKVMNVISDIADQTNLLALNAAIEAARAGDAGRGFAVVADEVRKLAEKTMDATREVGGSIAAIQADVRENIKGMDRAADQVDVANRLAGESGQALNEIMEFFETVTRQVEAIAAASTQQSSSGEEINRAVSEVDAVSTQTAEAVSQTGGAIGELTGQIETLSKLYGLFMLLGQGVVQKQVESLAKAPVLINGNAVRQLDLLKRVVLDNPSLEMAWVIDPRGVQVTEFAVAHGKADSSRGGPGTSWADRDWFREPLRTGESFISNIYYSESIDDYCLTVATPVKDGKGNILSVLAVDVRHAG, from the coding sequence ATGCGACTCAGTGTGAAGATGATTCTGTTCTGCCTGCTGGTGGGGATCGTGCCCTTGGCGGGCATGGCCGGCTACAGCCTGCACAACGCCTCGGTGAGCCTGAAGGAGCAGTCCTTCAGCAAGCTGGTCTCGCTCCAGGAGGCCAAATCCCACGAGCTGGACGGGCTGACCGAGCTGTGGAACCGGGACATCACCATGTATTCCGAGGCCAAGTACGTGTACAGCGGCCTGGTCCGGCTGCGGGACATCATCTTCTACGCGGCCCAGCCCGGAAAGCCCATGGACCTGACCGACGAGGACTATGTCCACGCCCTGAAGCGGGTGGACCCGGACTTCGCCCCGTGGGTCAGGGTGCGGGGCTACGCCGACGCCCTGATCCTCGACGACACCGGGCGCATCGTCTATTCCGTGGCCCGGGGCAAGGAGCTGGGCCAGGACATCGCCAAGGGGCCGCTGGCCAAGAGCCAGCTCCTGGACGCCTGGAAGCGGGCCCTCAAGGGCGAGACCGTGTTCGTGGACTTTTCCCCGTACGGACCGCTGAACGGCCAGCCCTGCGCCTTCATCGCCGCGCCCGTCCGGCGCTACGGCGAGGGTATCGAGGGTGTGGCCATGCTGCGCATCCCCATCGATTCCGTGAACAAGGTCATGCACACCCGCGCGGGCCTGGGCAAGACCGGCGAGGCCTACCTGGTGGGCCCGGACGGGCTGATGCGCTCGGACCTGTACTCCGATCCGGACGGGCACAGCGTGGTCGCCTCCTTTGCCGACCCCCAAGCCGGGACCATGCGCTCCGAGCCCGCGAGCCGCGCCCTGGAGGGCCAAAGCGGGCGGATGGACAGCGTGGACTACCGGGGCCGCACGGTCCTGGCCGCCTATTCGCCGGTCAAGGTGGGCGATACCGCCTGGGGACTGGTGGCCAAGATCGATTCGTCCGAGGCTTTGGACCCGGTGCGCAAGCTCAAGGAGGCGGCCATGGTCGTGGGCGGCGGGTCCGTGGCGGGCATCGTCCTGATTACTCTCTTTTTCCTGCGCCTGGTCCTGCTCAAGCCGCTCAAGGAGCTGCGCGTCTATGCGGGCCGGGTGGCCGAGGGCGACCTGGCGGCCAAGCCGCGCGGCCGGTTCAAGGGCGAGCTCGGCGAGGTCACCGAGGCCATCGAGCGCATGGTTCGCAACCTGGGCGAGAAGATGGAGGAGGCCGGGGAAGCCTCGCGTTTGGCCCAGACCCGGGCCGCCGAGGCCGAGGCCGCGGCGGTCCGGGCCGAGGGCGAGCGGAGGGCGCGAACCGACGCGGCCCGCGCCCAGCGCGAGGGCATGCTCCAGGCCGCCGGGATGCTCGAGACAGTGGTTTCGGGCATGCGCGAGGCGTCGGCCACGGTCAACCAGGAATCCGACCGGATCATGGAGGGGGCCAACAGCCTGAGCTCCCGGGTGGAGACCACGGCGGCTTCCATGGAGGAACTGGCCGGGTCCATCCGCGCGGTGGCCGAGAACGCCGAAACCGCTTCCGAGGACGCGGCCAACGCCCGGCAGCGCGCCCAGGAGGGGTCCGAAGTGGTCCGGCGCACGGTGGAGTCTATCGGCGACGTGCACGCCATCACCGAAAATCTCAGGGCGCAGGTGGCCAGCCTCGGGGCCAAGGCCGATTCCATCGGCAAGGTCATGAACGTCATTTCCGACATCGCGGACCAGACCAACCTGCTGGCCCTGAACGCGGCCATCGAGGCGGCCCGGGCGGGCGACGCCGGGCGCGGCTTCGCCGTGGTGGCCGACGAGGTCCGCAAGCTGGCCGAGAAGACCATGGACGCCACCCGCGAGGTGGGCGGGTCCATCGCGGCCATCCAGGCCGACGTGCGCGAAAACATCAAAGGCATGGACCGGGCCGCGGACCAGGTGGACGTGGCCAACCGGCTGGCCGGGGAATCGGGCCAGGCCCTGAACGAGATCATGGAGTTTTTCGAAACCGTCACCCGCCAGGTGGAGGCCATCGCCGCGGCCAGCACCCAGCAGTCCAGCTCGGGCGAGGAGATCAACCGGGCCGTGAGCGAAGTGGACGCGGTGTCCACCCAGACCGCCGAGGCCGTGTCCCAGACCGGCGGGGCCATCGGCGAGCTGACCGGCCAGATCGAGACCCTGTCCAAACTCTACGGGCTGTTCATGCTGCTGGGCCAGGGCGTGGTCCAGAAGCAGGTGGAATCCCTGGCCAAGGCCCCGGTGCTGATCAACGGAAACGCGGTCAGGCAGCTTGATCTGCTCAAGCGCGTGGTCCTGGACAACCCCAGCCTGGAGATGGCCTGGGTCATCGATCCGCGTGGCGTGCAGGTCACGGAGTTCGCCGTGGCCCATGGCAAGGCGGACTCTTCCCGGGGCGGTCCGGGCACCAGCTGGGCCGACCGCGACTGGTTCCGCGAGCCGCTGCGCACGGGCGAGAGTTTCATCTCGAATATCTATTATTCCGAATCGATAGACGACTACTGCCTGACCGTGGCCACCCCGGTGAAGGACGGCAAGGGGAACATCCTGTCCGTGCTGGCCGTGGACGTCCGCCACGCGGGCTAG
- a CDS encoding competence protein ComEC, which yields MRADWMSDPLFWVLALPALAMSGLLFQMVLSLFSCCATFRFRGRAVRLRWWMIPAASTLCGLLWLLAVLCAVFA from the coding sequence GTGCGCGCCGACTGGATGTCCGATCCCCTGTTCTGGGTCCTGGCCCTGCCCGCCCTGGCCATGTCCGGCCTGCTTTTCCAGATGGTCCTTTCCCTGTTCAGCTGCTGCGCGACCTTCCGGTTCCGGGGCCGTGCCGTGCGGCTCAGGTGGTGGATGATCCCGGCCGCATCGACCCTGTGCGGGCTGTTGTGGCTTTTGGCCGTGCTCTGCGCCGTGTTCGCCTGA
- a CDS encoding DNA integrity scanning protein DisA nucleotide-binding domain protein — protein MSQASFENICVFHILDGLREGLSHFSPPSRVAVVYAVGRGEPPRICDPQGLLEGHEPKLQDYFLYSSRWRSGDEEIDGLRILSQEETDLDLAGLITLAARSNPVRYQMWFTEEHPDMCSLGPTRSWLEYAAELFSQHFAIGSVMGLDTAGFMLQHCAVHAIRDFIVDERSRQVGLDTQIRVYPFLDAILGVSATKEEGASPRGRIVVVEPNQLDQVRFVCRFPEHEQPQTANFKHVRKLLQAVEDSGRVLVSNGTSVLGIAIGPMPGAYLAAQFSGSYGFLWIRDQLVCSFSDGRFRSSNLRANLVQLEEQLLETDMSMETQNTLFKIASTMVNRVRDRKHGCTLVVDMAREPMTMSGQHLEEPLDLTRSSQLKLACSLAKLDGAVHIGRDLKLHGFACLMDGRSVPGENRARGARFNSALRFTAEHEDLVVVVVSADRPVSIIKDGVELTALCHFQHVCGLRRPPLLAEWVMS, from the coding sequence ATGTCGCAAGCATCGTTCGAGAACATCTGCGTATTTCATATCCTGGACGGTCTTCGGGAAGGACTGTCCCATTTCTCGCCGCCCAGCCGCGTGGCCGTGGTCTACGCCGTGGGCCGAGGCGAGCCGCCGCGCATCTGCGATCCCCAGGGACTGCTCGAGGGGCACGAGCCCAAGCTTCAGGATTATTTCCTCTATTCGAGCCGCTGGCGGAGTGGGGACGAGGAGATCGACGGGCTGCGCATCCTCAGCCAGGAGGAGACCGACCTGGACCTGGCCGGCCTGATCACCCTGGCCGCGCGGTCCAATCCCGTGCGCTACCAGATGTGGTTCACCGAGGAGCACCCGGACATGTGCTCGCTGGGCCCCACCCGGAGCTGGTTGGAATACGCGGCCGAGCTTTTTTCCCAGCATTTCGCCATCGGCAGCGTCATGGGGCTGGATACCGCCGGGTTCATGCTCCAGCACTGCGCGGTCCACGCCATCCGCGACTTCATCGTGGACGAGCGCTCCCGCCAGGTGGGGCTGGACACCCAGATCCGGGTCTACCCCTTCCTGGACGCGATTCTGGGCGTGTCGGCCACCAAGGAGGAGGGCGCGTCGCCCCGGGGCCGCATCGTGGTGGTGGAGCCCAACCAGCTGGACCAAGTCCGTTTCGTCTGCCGTTTTCCGGAACACGAGCAACCCCAGACCGCGAATTTCAAGCACGTGCGCAAGCTGTTGCAGGCCGTGGAGGACTCGGGCCGGGTCCTGGTCTCCAACGGCACCTCGGTGCTCGGCATCGCCATCGGGCCCATGCCCGGCGCGTACCTGGCCGCCCAATTCTCGGGCTCCTACGGGTTCCTGTGGATCCGCGACCAGCTGGTCTGCAGCTTTTCCGACGGGCGGTTCCGCTCCTCCAACCTGCGGGCCAACCTGGTCCAGCTGGAGGAGCAACTGCTGGAGACGGACATGAGCATGGAGACGCAGAACACCCTGTTCAAGATCGCCTCGACCATGGTCAACCGGGTGCGCGACCGCAAGCATGGCTGCACCCTGGTGGTGGACATGGCCCGCGAGCCCATGACCATGTCCGGCCAGCACCTGGAGGAGCCCCTGGACCTGACCCGGTCCAGCCAGCTCAAGCTGGCCTGTTCCCTGGCCAAGCTGGACGGGGCCGTGCACATCGGCCGGGACCTCAAGCTGCACGGCTTCGCCTGTCTCATGGACGGACGCAGCGTGCCCGGCGAGAACCGGGCGCGCGGGGCCCGTTTCAACTCGGCCCTGCGCTTCACGGCCGAGCACGAGGATCTGGTGGTCGTGGTCGTGTCCGCCGACCGGCCCGTGTCAATCATCAAGGACGGGGTGGAGCTGACCGCGCTCTGCCACTTCCAGCACGTCTGCGGCCTGCGGCGTCCGCCGCTGCTGGCCGAGTGGGTCATGAGCTAG
- a CDS encoding c-type cytochrome, whose amino-acid sequence MNQAKLFFSLTLLVLLLIFGAWLAFFFQWSAPMPRTAAPAAIGTGTDTAAAPRALSPLGPVFNPPALEDAPEKIRPMVMLGYKIMTETKKYAPEYVGNDMACTNCHFDGGRSKDTISLVGVAAKYPLYRGRREYTADLALRTQGCFERSMDGKAPAPDSQIMQSLLVYYQWISKGIPIYSTPPWAVLAHHLDNEHKPDAVAGKTVFKDVCARCHGEDGLGTPIAPPLWGDGAYNDGAGMHRIRTFSVFVWRFMPKTDPSLTQEQALDVAAYAHEQPRPKFTATHPNKIERVIPLPGEARQ is encoded by the coding sequence ATGAACCAGGCAAAACTCTTTTTTTCACTGACCCTTTTGGTACTGTTGCTGATATTCGGCGCATGGCTGGCGTTCTTCTTTCAGTGGTCCGCGCCCATGCCCAGGACGGCCGCCCCGGCCGCGATCGGGACCGGAACGGACACGGCCGCCGCGCCCCGCGCCCTTTCGCCCCTCGGGCCTGTCTTCAACCCTCCGGCCCTGGAGGACGCTCCCGAAAAGATCCGGCCCATGGTCATGCTCGGCTACAAAATCATGACCGAGACCAAGAAGTACGCCCCCGAATACGTGGGCAACGACATGGCCTGCACCAACTGCCACTTCGACGGCGGGCGCAGCAAAGACACCATCTCCCTGGTCGGCGTGGCCGCCAAGTACCCGCTCTATCGCGGCCGCCGCGAGTACACGGCCGACCTGGCCCTGCGCACCCAGGGGTGCTTCGAGCGCAGCATGGACGGCAAGGCCCCGGCCCCGGACAGCCAGATCATGCAGTCCCTGCTGGTCTATTACCAATGGATATCCAAGGGCATCCCCATCTACTCCACCCCGCCGTGGGCGGTCCTGGCCCACCACCTGGACAACGAGCACAAGCCCGACGCCGTCGCGGGCAAGACGGTCTTCAAGGACGTCTGCGCGCGCTGCCACGGCGAGGACGGGCTCGGCACGCCCATCGCCCCGCCCCTGTGGGGCGACGGGGCCTACAACGACGGGGCCGGGATGCACCGCATCCGGACCTTCTCGGTCTTTGTCTGGCGATTCATGCCCAAGACCGACCCGAGCCTGACCCAGGAGCAGGCCCTGGACGTGGCCGCCTACGCCCATGAACAGCCCCGGCCCAAGTTCACGGCCACCCATCCGAACAAGATCGAGCGGGTCATCCCGCTCCCCGGGGAGGCCAGGCAATGA